Proteins encoded in a region of the Stieleria neptunia genome:
- a CDS encoding DUF1549 and DUF1553 domain-containing protein has product MTAIRFILLLALASPLGEAAEPSSTVNYQRHISPLFSKFGCNAGACHGAAEGQGGFKLSLFGFDAAADYQAIIDQDAERVAKSPDQSLLLLKPSGNLDHEGGTRFNVDSPSYELVKRWIREGAKNEVLGALVELSIVPAQVNLSSTTPEADFKVVARFADDSRLDVTNVSKLHVLDDSLAKVDTSGRLTRIGNGDTSIIATYGGRSASAAVLLVDDPENTLRLEPPANEVDEWINRKLVRLQISPAEKTDDYAFLRRLYLIATGRLPTPIEIQSFVADSSGDKRSRAIDRVLVSPQHASLWATRMCEITGSREHLSSDAAVAEKQQRRWHEWFRIRFADNTPYDQIARSVLTATSRDRHAVGEFIRRCAETPTDVALDAASYAAKPTLDLYWARREANERVNLESLSERTAAAFLGVRMECARCHKHPFDRWTQNDHRSFANVFAQIRYGLSPELRSGLANALEERRASIAAGESPLRIPRIREVYVTDNRSANFRDATTMEVLKPRPLGGAPFEPEGDRREQFVQWLLQPDNPFFARNIVNRVWAFYFGRGITEPVDAFSASNPPSHPELLDWLEKDFVASGYDIRRLERMILNSNAWQRAATIATDRRNNSRNYSRFQVRILPAAVIVDAIADVAGDSDQRAVESPLFRPKTSGATEYFQVFDRPERVATCDCERSDAPSLRQTMLLLSDDTLLERLRKGIAEDFTHIRRDRKRVRQLFFTTLSRPPTRDERKTAMEYLSESEDRVEAVVDLAWSLVTTREFFTNH; this is encoded by the coding sequence ATGACTGCGATTCGCTTCATACTTCTGCTCGCTCTTGCATCGCCCCTCGGCGAAGCTGCTGAACCGTCGAGCACCGTCAACTACCAGCGGCACATCTCGCCGCTGTTTAGCAAGTTCGGTTGCAACGCGGGCGCGTGCCACGGCGCCGCTGAAGGGCAAGGCGGTTTCAAACTCAGTTTGTTCGGCTTTGATGCTGCTGCGGACTACCAAGCTATCATCGATCAGGACGCTGAGCGTGTGGCGAAATCACCGGACCAAAGTTTGCTGCTTCTCAAGCCAAGCGGAAACTTGGATCATGAAGGCGGCACGCGATTCAACGTCGATTCACCCTCTTATGAGTTGGTTAAACGCTGGATTCGAGAAGGCGCAAAAAACGAAGTACTCGGTGCACTGGTCGAACTTTCCATTGTCCCCGCTCAAGTCAATCTAAGCTCCACCACCCCGGAGGCCGATTTCAAAGTTGTCGCCCGGTTCGCCGATGACTCGAGACTGGACGTTACCAACGTTTCCAAGTTGCACGTTTTAGATGATTCGCTAGCGAAAGTTGACACCAGCGGAAGGCTCACTCGCATCGGTAATGGAGACACATCCATCATCGCCACCTACGGCGGACGCTCGGCCAGCGCGGCGGTTCTGTTAGTTGACGATCCGGAAAACACACTGAGATTGGAACCACCTGCAAACGAAGTCGACGAGTGGATTAACCGCAAGCTGGTGCGGCTACAGATTTCTCCCGCAGAGAAAACGGACGACTATGCATTCCTAAGACGACTTTATCTGATCGCAACGGGGCGTTTGCCGACACCGATAGAAATCCAATCGTTTGTTGCTGACTCAAGTGGCGACAAACGCTCCCGAGCGATCGATCGTGTACTCGTCTCGCCACAGCACGCGAGCCTCTGGGCGACTCGGATGTGTGAAATCACCGGCAGCCGAGAACATTTGTCTTCAGATGCCGCTGTCGCAGAGAAACAGCAGCGGCGATGGCATGAGTGGTTTCGCATTCGCTTTGCCGACAACACGCCATACGATCAAATCGCTCGTAGCGTTTTGACAGCGACATCCCGCGATCGGCATGCAGTGGGCGAGTTTATTAGACGTTGCGCGGAAACGCCCACCGACGTGGCGTTGGATGCCGCATCCTACGCGGCCAAGCCGACATTGGATCTATACTGGGCGCGCCGAGAAGCAAATGAACGGGTCAACCTCGAGTCATTGTCGGAACGCACTGCCGCCGCCTTTCTCGGCGTTCGAATGGAATGTGCTCGCTGCCACAAGCATCCGTTCGATCGCTGGACTCAGAATGACCATCGGTCCTTTGCCAATGTGTTTGCCCAAATTCGATACGGTTTGTCCCCCGAACTGCGTTCGGGATTGGCCAACGCGCTCGAAGAGCGTCGTGCAAGTATCGCTGCAGGCGAAAGTCCACTCCGCATTCCGCGTATCCGTGAAGTCTACGTCACGGACAACCGTTCTGCGAACTTCCGCGATGCCACAACCATGGAAGTACTAAAGCCGAGGCCACTGGGCGGCGCCCCGTTCGAGCCAGAAGGAGATCGCCGCGAGCAGTTCGTCCAGTGGCTCTTGCAGCCTGACAATCCCTTTTTTGCTCGCAACATTGTGAACCGTGTTTGGGCGTTCTATTTCGGTCGCGGAATCACAGAACCGGTCGACGCGTTCTCGGCTTCAAACCCGCCGTCTCATCCAGAGCTTTTGGATTGGCTTGAAAAGGATTTTGTTGCCAGTGGCTATGACATCCGCCGGTTGGAGCGGATGATTTTGAACTCGAATGCTTGGCAGAGAGCTGCCACGATTGCAACGGATCGCAGAAACAACAGTCGCAACTATTCTCGCTTCCAAGTACGGATTCTGCCAGCCGCAGTCATCGTAGATGCTATCGCTGACGTTGCAGGAGACAGCGACCAACGGGCCGTTGAATCTCCGTTGTTCCGCCCTAAAACATCGGGCGCGACGGAGTACTTCCAAGTGTTCGATCGTCCCGAGCGAGTTGCAACATGCGATTGCGAACGAAGTGATGCTCCTTCGTTGCGACAGACCATGCTACTCCTCTCCGACGACACGCTCTTGGAGCGCCTCCGAAAGGGAATCGCCGAAGACTTCACTCACATTCGCAGGGATCGGAAACGAGTGAGGCAATTGTTCTTCACCACGCTTTCTCGCCCGCCGACGAGAGACGAGCGTAAAACGGCGATGGAATACTTGAGCGAATCCGAGGACCGGGTTGAAGCTGTCGTCGATTTGGCTTGGAGTCTTGTGACGACACGTGAGTTTTTCACCAACCACTGA
- a CDS encoding DUF1501 domain-containing protein yields MSFSPTTESNRAPTITRRVKSMSVKSKISRRSALCIGPAALVGLNLSPAILALAATSTGKAKNVIMVWLDGGPSTIDMWDLKPEAPDHIRGEFKPISTRASGIQICEHFPELAKIMDRCLLIRSVTHNIPAHGPGAQYLLTGQLPSAAVDYPSVGSLVSSQLADASVSIPPYVTFAAPPAAGAGYLGSAWNPFDLDPDARELPRGVSLNRSGDPNNVSLQLKQFQKRLALRKRFDSGFDRLNQDEVVDGLHRFSQQAADVLLKDTIRDALDLETEKTKRLVKFGSGSLGRNALRASRLIEAGARFVTATFGGWDTHQGNFTTLRQNLLPQLDKALSALILNLEERGLLESTIVYCVGEFSRTPIVNGNAGRDHHSRAMTALLAGGGFPAGTAVGATDKEGHEPIDSPCSPTKLLATVLDQLGIDTDTKVKTPSGRNIRVVPQGVAPLRLN; encoded by the coding sequence GTGAGTTTTTCACCAACCACTGAATCCAACAGAGCACCTACCATCACCAGAAGGGTAAAGAGTATGAGCGTGAAGTCGAAAATCTCGCGTCGAAGTGCTTTGTGCATCGGCCCAGCGGCACTGGTAGGGCTCAATCTTTCCCCAGCCATTTTGGCTCTCGCGGCGACCTCAACAGGAAAAGCCAAGAACGTGATCATGGTTTGGCTCGATGGCGGGCCCTCCACGATCGACATGTGGGATCTAAAACCTGAGGCACCCGACCACATTCGCGGCGAATTTAAACCGATCTCCACCCGTGCGTCGGGAATTCAAATCTGTGAACACTTTCCAGAGCTCGCCAAGATCATGGATCGTTGTCTGTTGATCCGAAGTGTGACACATAACATTCCTGCTCACGGCCCCGGGGCACAATATTTGCTAACTGGCCAGCTGCCGTCTGCAGCAGTCGACTACCCTTCCGTCGGTTCATTGGTTTCAAGCCAACTTGCCGACGCGAGCGTTTCCATTCCACCTTATGTGACGTTTGCCGCGCCGCCAGCGGCGGGAGCAGGATACCTCGGATCGGCTTGGAATCCGTTTGATCTAGACCCTGATGCTCGCGAGCTGCCTCGCGGAGTCTCGTTGAATCGCAGCGGTGACCCCAACAACGTAAGTTTGCAACTCAAGCAATTTCAAAAACGACTTGCCCTACGCAAACGATTCGACTCTGGATTTGATCGGCTCAATCAGGACGAAGTCGTCGACGGGCTGCATCGCTTCTCGCAACAAGCCGCCGATGTACTTTTAAAGGATACGATTCGCGATGCACTCGATTTGGAAACTGAAAAGACGAAACGTCTGGTAAAGTTTGGTTCGGGAAGTCTGGGCCGCAACGCACTTCGAGCAAGCCGGCTGATTGAAGCAGGTGCTCGATTTGTGACTGCTACCTTCGGTGGCTGGGACACGCATCAAGGCAATTTCACGACGCTTCGTCAGAATCTGCTTCCGCAACTGGACAAGGCACTGTCGGCATTGATCCTTAATCTGGAGGAACGTGGACTACTCGAGTCGACCATTGTCTACTGTGTCGGAGAGTTTAGCCGGACTCCGATCGTCAATGGCAATGCCGGTCGCGATCATCACTCACGTGCCATGACTGCCCTGCTTGCCGGCGGCGGCTTCCCTGCGGGCACCGCAGTCGGAGCAACCGATAAGGAAGGACACGAACCGATCGATTCCCCGTGTTCGCCCACAAAGCTGCTGGCTACGGTTTTAGATCAGCTTGGCATCGACACCGACACGAAAGTCAAAACGCCCTCCGGCCGTAACATCCGTGTTGTTCCCCAGGGTGTCGCTCCGCTAAGGTTGAACTAG